A single Biomphalaria glabrata chromosome 2, xgBioGlab47.1, whole genome shotgun sequence DNA region contains:
- the LOC106066011 gene encoding acetylcholine receptor subunit alpha-L1-like, protein MDWQQIASIIFCFFITVSLCTKDSSRGKFIPDEQRLYDQIMTGYLKTVRPVVNGSLPLQVLFSIRLNQIVNLNERQQVLTINAFIDQSWTDLALSWDPAEFQDVRSLRIPADQVWKPDTFIYNNADNRSTGFIHGTYIQIKHTGEVNWPVPVRLRSSCVVKITYFPFDYQFCMVKFGSWIYSQNLVDYNVKQSVINVDPSSYIKNSEWDLLSMKLEKSITNMSLSLGLHPHITAMLYLKRNTFYYLFNIIVPCMMLSMLTLMTFWLAPTSGEKVTLGLSVFLAFSMFMLLIAEEVPASSDAVPLIGIYLCVVMTMTSISVLCAVLVTNLHNRGSKLRPAPRWVASLFIRYLALPFRVSQDVQLLASTIFLSDYCKYFILHDSRTAKTSEYCEQETTIDPLSDDSHFTETPSHHVNSQNTPSHHQRQLSKGCNSLQTYPNFQPLQDIASEDDEEEDLSKSRSDSSLFQRLPMNTLNSRYQKVGECDDDQSSSSCGHYAGQQEECQEELQIEENITRGHLKLRDNDISTQTPLLSGNLVNHCSVKCTNPLSDTRTLNQIVNRVAPCPSQETFCECDTLEEDVWVMRDDFIPVADKHSNNSCQCSYEDESEGEPLQALLDKAQSFSSIDTTSYSPTGTYQRQRLNYHKARRSWPTHENPKLVLRRAKIMIAEWCTIAKVVDRCLFLFSLIATIFAYIFLLVVMPEGQNIKLDNTSFYDTFNTGSYDWS, encoded by the exons ATTCCTCACGTGGTAAGTTTATTCCAGATGAACAGAGACTGTATGACCAAATAATGACCGGTTACTTAAAGACAGTTCGGCCGGTCGTCAATGGTTCCTTGCCCCTGCAGGTGCTCTTCTCCATCCGCCTGAACCAAATAGTCAACTTG AATGAACGTCAGCAAGTGTTGACAATCAACGCATTTATCGACCAA TCTTGGACTGATCTAGCTTTATCCTGGGACCCTGCTGAATTTCAAGATGTAAGGTCATTAAGAATACCAGCTGATCAAGTCTGGAAACCGGATACTTTCATTTATAATAA TGCAGATAATCGATCAACAGGATTCATTCATGGAACCTACATTCAGATCAAACATACAGGGGAGGTAAACTGGCCAGTTCCTGTAAGACTGAGAAGCTCTTGCGTTGTTAAAATTACCTACTTTCCATTCGACTATCAGTTCTGCATGGTGAAATTTGGCTCTTGGATATACAG TCAAAACTTAGTGGACTACAATGTCAAACAGAGTGTTATCAATGTGGACCCATCAAGTTATATCAAGAACAGTGAATGGGATTTATTATCCATGAAATTGGAGAAGAGTATTACAAATATGTCTCTAAGTTTGGGATTACATCCCCACATAACT GCCATGTTGTATCTGAAGAGAAATACTTTCTACTATCTGTTTAACATTATTGTACCATGTATGATGCTATCAATGTTGACCTTGATGACATTTTGGCTAGCCCCAACATCTGGAGAAAAAGTCACTCTGGGATTGTCAGTATTTCTAGCATTTTCTATGTTCATGCTACTGATTGCTGAAGAAGTCCCTGCTTCATCTGATGCTGTGCCATTGATAG GAATCTATCTGTGTGTTGTTATGACTATGACATCTATTTCTGTACTGTGTGCTGTTCTTGTCACTAACCTACATAATAGGGGATCCAAGTTAAGACCAGCACCAAGATGGGTGGCTAGCTTGTTCATACGCTACTTGGCTCTGCCATTTAGGGTCAGCCAAGACGTTCAACTGTTGGCATCAACTATATTTCTG tctGATTACTGCAAGTATTTCATTTTACATGACAGTAGGACTGCTAAAACGTCAGAGTATTGTGAACAAGAAACTACCATAGACCCACTGTCTGATGACAGCCATTTCACTGAAACACCATCACATCATGTCAACTCTCAGAACACACCATCACATCATCAAAGACAACTGTCCAAGGGCTGCAACTCACTGCAAACATATCCAAATTTTCAGCCACTTCAGGACATAGCGTCTGAAGATGATGAGGAAGAAGACTTGTCCAAGTCTAGAAGTGACTCCTCTCTCTTTCAAAGACTGCCCATGAACACTCTGAACAGCCGATACCAAAAGGTTGGTGAATGTGATGATGACCAAAGTTCAAGTAGTTGTGGACATTATGCAGGACAACAAGAAGAATGCCAAGAGGAATTACAAATAGAAGAAAATATCACCAGAGGACATTTGAAGTTGAGAGATAATGACATTTCAACACAGACTCCTTTACTCTCTGGAAACTTAGTCAATCACTGTTCAGTTAAATGCACAAACCCTCTGTCTGATACCAGGACACTCAACCAAATAGTCAACAGAGTTGCGCCATGCCCATCCCAGGAAACATTCTGTGAATGTGACACCCTTGAAGAGGACGTCTGGGTCATGAGAGATGATTTCATACCTGTAGCTGACAAACATTCAAACAATTCCTGCCAGTGTTCATATGAGGATGAAAGTGAGGGTGAGCCACTGCAGGCGTTGTTGGATAAAGCTCAGTCTTTTAGCTCAATAGACACTACTTCCTACAGTCCCACTGGCACCTATCAGAGACAACGTTTAAATTATCACAAAGCCAGAAGGTCATGGCCAACCCATGAGAACCCCAAATTGGTTCTTCGAAGGGCAAAAATAATGATTGCAGAGTGGTGCACCATTGCCAAGGTTGTGGACCGttgcctttttcttttttcccttATAGCAACAATTTTTGCATATATCTTCCTGTTAGTTGTGATGCCAGAAGGCCAGAACATTAAATTAGACAACACATCATTTTATGACACATTTAATACTGGCAGCTATGATTGGAGCTAG
- the LOC106066012 gene encoding GDP-fucose protein O-fucosyltransferase 2-like: MTMTCYSYSKAGFFIILFVLKLIELTYASELNDFEPASKFKIVIDQAKAPRYLLYDVNPGEGFNLRRDVYMRIAILARNLNVDSPWILVLPPWSRLYHWKSRDLGSQERISWSAFFDLHSLRRFVPVMEFDEFLKISQEQIIDEVYYLQHYEEGWDKWEEKMDIRPCLQKPYHLDVKSKLWHGWFYGYGDEVAARKFECMSVMGHAGVLKPFLMTNTTARSVMLDRAETVLHDRFGDSEFWEVRRSMRFSKELRRIADDFRMFQLDSTDEQDMTMLEDDWTQMKRKPGDAIGGPYLAVHLRRADFAKVREKDVPSIKHAAKQLKKMCKKMELQKIFVATDATSEEFAELKGNLKDFSVYRYEPTLEIKKKIKDGGVAIIDQWICAHARYFIGTRESTFSFRIQDEREILGFNPDTTFNRLCHEKDKTCEQPTRWTIKY, encoded by the exons ATGACTATGACTTGCTATTCATATTCCAAAGCAGGttttttcattatattatttgttCTTAAGCTCATTGAGCTTACTTATGCAAGTGAATTAAACGATTTTGAGCCTgcatctaaatttaaaattgttattgaTCAAGCAAAAGCTCCTAG gtATCTTTTGTATGATGTTAATCCTGGCGAAGGCTTTAATCTCCGGCGTGATGTCTACATGCGAATAGCTATTCTTGCACGCAATTTAAATGTGGATTCACCTTGGATATTAGTGCTTCCCCCATGGAGCAGACTTTATCACTGGAAGTCAAGAGATTTAGGGTCACAAGAAAGAATTTCTTGGTCAGCATTTTTTGATTTGCACAGTCTTAGAAGATTTGTGCCGGTGATGGAGTttgatgaatttttaaaaa TCAGCCAAGAACAGATAATTGATGAAGTTTATTATCTTCAACATTATGAAGAAGGTTGGGATAAATGGGAGGAGAAAATGGACATCAGACCCTGTTTACAAAAACCTTACCATCTG GATGTCAAAAGTAAATTATGGCATGGCTGGTTTTATGGTTATGGTGATGAAGTGGCAGCTAGAAAATTTGAATGTATGTCTGTGATGGGCCATGCTGGAGTTCTTAAACCTTTTTTAATGACCAATACAACTGCCAG gtcAGTGATGTTGGATAGGGCAGAAACTGTTTTGCATGACCGATTTGGAGACTCTGAGTTTTGGGAA GTGAGAAGGAGTATGAGGTTTTCTAAGGAGTTACGAAGGATAGCTGATGATTTTAGAATGTTTCAATTGGACTCTACTGATGAGCAGGACATGACCATGCTAGAAGATGACTGGACTCAAATGAAA AGAAAACCCGGTGATGCCATTGGTGGGCCATATTTAGCAGTTCACTTAAGGCGAGCAGATTTTGCcaaagtgagagaaaaagatgTTCCATCAATCAAGCATGCAGCCaaacagctaaaaaaaatgtgcaagaAGATGGAATTACAGAAAATATTTGTTGCAACTGATGCAACTTCTGAAG aattTGCTGAGCTTAAGGGCAACTTAAAAGACTTCTCAGTTTACCGCTATGAGCCAacattggaaataaaaaaaaagataaaagatgGTGGAGTTGCCATTATAGATCAGTGGATCTGTGCACATGCAAG aTATTTTATTGGTACTAGAGAGTCAACGTTCTCTTTTCGAATCCAGGATGAACGTGAAATTTTGGGCTTCAATCCTGATACAACCTTTAATAGGTTGTGTCATGAAAAGGACAAAACATGTGAGCAGCCAACAAGATGGActataaaatactaa